The genomic interval TCGCCCGGGCGCATCTTGCGCTCGCTGGTGCATCTGCACGAAGAGGGCGGATCCGTCGTCTGCGAGCGGATCGAAAGATTGCAGGATCCCAGCGCGCCAACCCGGCACGTGCAGTGCCGCTATCTGGGCACGGCGTTCTACCTGCAGGAGCGCATCTTCGTGCTCGACTACGAATCGCTGACATCAAACGAAATCACCCAGACGGTCCTGATTCCGAGCTTCAAGAACCGGATTGTCCGCTTGAACGGGTTGAAGCTCGGCGTCAGCGCGGCCGATCAGCGCGCGCCATGTTGTACCCGCGTGGTGTGGGAGTATTTGGGAGCGCAGGTCCCCCGCATCAGATGCTACCGCCAACTTGGTCTGTTCGCACCCGATGATGACCGGATCAATGCGGATATCAGGCAACGTCTGCAGCAAACCCGGTTCGACCAGGGTCTGTTCTTCGTGCCCTAGAGCATGATCCGGAAAAGTGCGCAGCGGTTTTCCGAAAAGATCATGCTCAAACAAAGAGCTAAAGCGCGATGATGAATCAACCTAAAGCCATCGCGCTTTAGAGGCTCCTCCGTTCCGAGCGACAGCTTGCATCAGGTACCCTGGGCAACTCGCGCCACTGCGGAACGACTTGCGAAATTGCACGGCGTTTGAGCGCGCGGCAAAACCAGCCGCGTCCTTAACGGTGCCGGTCGTCATGAATTCATTCAGCTCGCAG from Bradyrhizobium arachidis carries:
- a CDS encoding helix-turn-helix transcriptional regulator, producing MHTNANFPGNLKLLCNHYRSIAEVCRRLKINRAQFNKYLSGQTAPTAHNLKRICDFFGIDESEIARPHDEFARIIGVRPGPASQAALAAPPLKHMEELRRRSSDALKKYVGYYFEYYHSMSSPGRILRSLVHLHEEGGSVVCERIERLQDPSAPTRHVQCRYLGTAFYLQERIFVLDYESLTSNEITQTVLIPSFKNRIVRLNGLKLGVSAADQRAPCCTRVVWEYLGAQVPRIRCYRQLGLFAPDDDRINADIRQRLQQTRFDQGLFFVP